The Setaria italica strain Yugu1 chromosome IX, Setaria_italica_v2.0, whole genome shotgun sequence genome has a window encoding:
- the LOC101758255 gene encoding DNA polymerase delta small subunit: MPVPMPMERKQASYSNLDERYGIQGEKYQGQQYSHIYFTRLHHMRNLLHALVPSWKPQLPVTTVLGLEEGKDCIIVGTLYKHMKLKPSILDEYSKERSAIPLVKPHNFMHPDDHLVLEDESGRVTLAGAIPPAAFVTGVVVALHGKETSAGNFLVEDVLEAGLPPQTALSSADEDKYVVFVSGLSVGSGTFNPLQFQLLIDHITGHLGDENEQTIASNIVRVVVAGNSVHIAPRFVNGQTVASKDQSRIAEPIKELDIMLTQLVASLPVDVMPGCQDPANFSLPQQPLHRCLFSGASTYNTFSSCSNPHQFELDSVQFLGTSGQNIDDLYKYSDAKDKLEFMERTLRWRHLAPTAPNSLGCYPYTDKDPFLIESCPHVYFVGNQDKYETRLLEGPEKQKVRLICIPRFSESGVAVMLNLRNLECSTLSFSTSFDA; the protein is encoded by the exons atgccggtGCCGATGCCGATGGAGAGGAAGCAAGCCTCCTACAGTAACCTC GATGAGCGGTACGGGATCCAGGGGGAAAAGTACCAGGGGCAGCAGTACAGCCACATCTACTTCACGCGCCTCCACCACATGCGCAACCTCCTCCACGCCCTCGTCCCCTCCTGGAAGCCGCAGCTCCCTG TCACTACAGTGCTaggacttgaagaaggaaaagattgCATAATTGTTGGAACTTTATATAAGCACATGAAACTGAAGCCTTCCATTCTCGATGAATACTCAAAAGAG AGGTCTGCAATTCCTCTGGTCAAACCACATAATTTCATGCATCCTGATGATCATCTCGTTTTGGAAGATGAAAGTGGAAGAGTTACGCTTGCAGGAGCCATACCCCCAGCAGCATTTGTGACTG GGGTTGTAGTAGCTCTCCATGGGAAGGAAACAAGTGCTGGCAACTTTCTTGTCGAAGATGTTCTTGAGGCTGGTCTTCCTCCCCAAACAGCATTATCTAGTGCAG ATGAAGACAAGTATGTGGTATTTGTGTCAGGGTTAAGTGTAGGAAGTGGCACATTCAATCCTCTGCAATTCCAACTTCTTATCGACCATATCACAGGGCATCTGGGCGATGAGAAT GAGCAAACCATTGCATCAAATATAGTGCGTGTTGTGGTTGCTGGGAATTCAGTGCATATAGCACCAAGGTTTGTCAATGGTCAG ACGGTGGCATCAAAAGATCAATCCAGGATAGCAGAACCAATCAAGGAACTGGATATAATGCTTACACAG CTTGTGGCATCATTGCCAGTAGATGTCATGCCGGGGTGTCAGGATCCGGCAAATTTTTCTTTGCCTCAGCAG CCTTTGCATAGATGCCTTTTCTCAGGGGCATCCACCTACAATACTTTTTCTTCATGTTCAAATCCCCACCAATTCGAGCTTGACAGTGTCCA GTTTCTTGGAACATCTGGCCAGAACATAGATGACCTCTACAAGTACTCTGATGCCAAAGATAAGTTGGAATTCATGGAAAGAACACTAAGATGGCGCCATCTTGCTCCTACTGCTCCAAACAGCCTCG GATGTTATCCATACACAGACAAGGATCCTTTCCTCATCGAAAGTTGCCCACACGTCTACTTTGTTGGGAATCAAGATAAATATGAAACTCGATTGTTGGAAG GTCCAGAAAAACAAAAAGTGAGGCTAATCTGCATTCCGAGGTTCTCCGAGAGTGGAGTTGCTGTGATG CTCAATTTGAGGAACCTGGAATGCAGCACATTGAGTTTCTCAACTAGTTTTGATGCCTGA
- the LOC101759475 gene encoding callose synthase 3, with protein sequence MTSLSRTLSRAGPMQQPGSRRILRTQTAVNLGEPMFDSEVVPSSLVEIAPILRVANEVEGANPRVAYLCRFYAFEKAHRLDPTSSGRGVRQFKTALLQRLERENEPTLMGRGQKSDAREIQTFYQQYYKKYIQALQNASDQVDRAQLTKAYQTAAVLFEVLKAVTQQHAVEVDHEILEAADKVKEKTKIYLPFNILPLDPDSGNQAVMKFPEIQAAASALRNTRGLPWPKNYEHKVNEDLLDWLQAMFGFQTDSVSNQREHLILLLANIHIRRNPKTDQQSKLDDNALNDVMKRLFKNYKKWCKYLGRKSSLWLPTIQQEMQQRKLLYMGLYLLIWGEAANLRFMPECICYIYHHMAFEMYGMLAGNVSALTGEYVKPAYGGEKEAFLRKVVTPIYHTIAKEAERSKREKGNHSEWRNYDDLNEYFWSADCFRLGWPMRADADFFYQPSNLPDERNESTRKGKQKGKVNFVELRSFWHIFRSFYRLWSFFILALQVMIILAWNGGSLANIFDYTVFKKILSIFITSAILNLGQATLDIIFNWKARRTMEFAVKLRYVLKFTMAALWVVLLPVTYAYTWENPSGIIRAIKNWFGNGRNHPPLFVLSVVLYLSPSMLAAILFLLPFLRRKLESSDFKLVRLIMWWSQPRLFVGRGMHESAFSLFMYTMFWIALLLTKFAFSYYVEIKPLVEPTKDIMKTPIRTFQWHEFFPREKSNIGVVIALWAPIILVYFMDTQIWYTIFSTLLGGIYGAFQRLGEIRTLGMLRSRFDSIPLAINSCLIPVETSDAKRKKGLKSYLHNRFKEMEHADKENIAARFAQMWNEIVTSFREEDLIDNREKELLLVPYVSDQALGVVQWPPFLLASKIPIAVDMAKDSNGKDRDLKKRLANDYYFSCAIEECYASFKNIINDLVQGPQEKRVMNKIFVEVDKCIAEDKVITDLNMRALPDLFNKFVDLVNYLEKNDEKDRSAVIKIFQDMLEVVTRDIFEDQLSILESSHGGSNGRNEGTTTWDQEYQLFQPSGAIRFPLQVTATDAWLEKIKRLELLLTVKESAMDVPSNLEARRRLTFFTNSLFMDMPDAPKVRNMLSFSALTPYYNEPVLFSIKELEEENEDGVSTLFYLQKIYPDEWKNFQERVGWEEEFKETEELKEELRLWASYRGQTLARTVRGMMYYRKALILEAFLDMAKREDLMEGYKAAESVTDEQWKIQQRSLFAQCEAVADMKFTYVVSCQQYGNDKRAALSSAQDILQLMRNYSSLRVAYIDEVEDRVGDKKMETAYYSTLVKVALTKDSDSADPVQNLDQVIYRIKLPGPAMLGEGKPENQNHAIIFTRGEGLQTIDMNQDNYMEEALKMRNLLQEFLKEHGVRRPSILGVREHIFTGSVSSLAWFMSNQEHSFVTIGQRLLANPLKVRFHYGHPDVFDRLFHLTRGGVSKASKSINLSEDIFAGYNSTLRGGNVTHHEYVQVGKGRDVGLNQISKFEAKVANGNGEQTLSRDIYRLGHRFDFFRMLSCYFTTVGFYFSTLLTVVTVYVFLYGRLYLALSGLEEGLSHGRFIHNHPLQVALASQSLVQLGFLMALPMMMEIGLERGFGKALSEFVMMNLQLATVFFTFSLGTKTHYYGRMLLHGGAQYRGTGRGFVVFHAKFAENYRLYSRSHFVKGIELMILLIIYQLFGQSYRSTIAYIFITSSMWFLVLTWLFAPFLFNPSGFEWAKIVDDWSDWNKWISNRGGIGVSPDKSWESWWEVEQEHLKYSGTIGLLVEIILAVRFFIYQYGLVYHLRITRDKSILVYLISWLVIVVVLLVMKTVSVGRRRFSADFQLFFRLIKFLIFVSFIAILIVLIVFLHMALRDIFVCFLAFLPTGWGILLIAQACKPLARRVGLWGSVRALARAYEIIMGVLLFTPITILAWFPFVSEFQTRMLFNQAFSRGLQISRILGGQKKERSSRNKD encoded by the exons ATGACGTCCTTGTCGCGAACGCTGTCCCGGGCCGGGCCGATGCAGCAGCCAGGGTCTCGCCGCATCCTGAGGACACAGACCGCTGTGAACCTTGGCGAGCCCATGTTTGACAGTGAGGTGGTGCCATCATCGCTTGTTGAGATTGCGCCCATCCTCCGTGTTGCCAATGAGGTTGAGGGGGCCAACCCCCGCGTCGCCTATCTCT GTCGGTTCTATGCATTCGAAAAGGCTCACAGGTTAGACCCGACTTCAAGCGGTCGTGGTGTCCGACAATTCAAGACAGCTCTCTTACAACGCCTTGAAAGG GAGAATGAGCCCACCTTGATGGGAAGGGGACAAAAGAGTGATGCACGGGAAATACAGACCTTCTATCAACAGTACTACAAGAAATATATTCAAGCACTTCAGAATGCTTCCGACCAAGTGGATCG TGCCCAACTAACCAAAGCCTACCAGACTGCTGCTGTTCTATTTGAAGTTTTAAAAGCTGTCACTCAACAACatgctgttgaagttgaccatGAG ATCTTGGAAGCTGCCGATAAGGTTAAAGAGAAAACGAAGATATATCTCCCTTTTAACATTCTCCCTCTCGATCCAGACAGTGGCAATCAGGCAGTCATGAAATTTCCTGAG ATCcaagctgctgcttctgctcttCGCAATACTAGAGGTCTTCCATGGCCTAAAAATTATGAGCATAAAGTTAACGAGGACCTCTTGGATTGGCTGCAAGCTATGTTTGGCTTTCAG ACAGATAGTGTTTCAAATCAGAGGGAACATTTGATTTTACTTCTCGCTAACATACATATACGAAGAAATCCGAAGACTGATCAACAATCTAAG TTGGATGACAACGCGCTGAATGATGTGATGAAAAGATTGTTTAAGAACTACAAGAAGTGGTGCAAATATCTTGGTCGCAAGAGCAGCCTTTG GTTGCCAACAATTCAGCAGGAGATGCAACAACGAAAATTACTGTATATGGGTCTGTACCTTCTCATTTGGGGTGAAGCTGCAAACCTGCGATTCATGCCAGAATGCATTTGCTACATATATCACCAT ATGGCATTTGAAATGTATGGCATGTTAGCTGGAAATGTGAGTGCTTTGACGGGTGAATATGTGAAGCCAGCCTATGGTGGTGAGAAAGAAGCCTTTCTGAGGAAAGTTGTTACACCAATTTACCATACCATAGCAAAG GAAGCTGAAAGGAGCAAAAGAGAGAAAGGAAATCATTCTGAGTGGAGAAACTATGACGATCTTAATGAATACTTCTG GTCTGCCGACTGCTTTCGGCTGGGTTGGCCTATGCGAGCTGATGCTGACTTCTTTTATCAACCTTCAAATTTACCTGATGAAAGAAATGAA AGCACAAGAAAAGGCAAACAGAAAGGAAAGGTCAACTTTGTCGAGCTACGTTCATTTTGGCACATATTCAGAAGTTTTTATAGACTCTGGAGCTTCTTTATTTTAGCTCTTCAG GTTATGATAATCCTCGCTTGGAATGGAGGCTCACTAGCCAATATTTTTGATTATACGGTTTTCAAGAAGATTTTGAGTATCTTTATCACTTCTGCTATACTAAATCTCGGACAAG CTACACTTGATATTATCTTTAATTGGAAGGCCAGGAGAACAATGGAATTTGCAGTTAAGCTGAGATATGTTCTAAAGTTCACAATGGCAGCCTTGTGGGTGGTACTACTGCCAGTTACATATGCTTACACCTGGGAAAATCCATCTGGAATTATCAGAGCCATCAAAAACTGGTTTGGAAATGGTCGAAACCACCCGCCACTATTTGTCCTTTCAGTAGTCCTATATTTGTCACCAAGCATGCTTGCTGctattcttttccttcttccattTCTACGCCGGAAACTTGAAAGTTCAGACTTCAAGCTCGTGAGGTTGATCATGTGGTGGTCTCAG CCTCGTCTGTTTGTTGGTAGGGGGATGCATGAAAGTGCGTTCTCACTTTTCAT GTACACTATGTTCTGGATTGCTCTTCTCTTGACAAAGTTTGCATTTAGCTACTATGTAGAG ATTAAACCTCTTGTTGAACCCACCAAGGATATCATGAAGACCCCTATACGTACTTTCCAGTGGCATGAGTTTTTCCCGAGAG AAAAGAGCAACATTGGTGTTGTTATTGCACTTTGGGCCCCAATCATTCTG GTCTATTTCATGGACACACAAATTTGGTATACAATCTTCTCCACTCTGCTTGGTGGAATTTATGGCGCTTTCCAACGACTCGGAGAG ATTCGCACATTAGGGATGCTGAGATCTCGCTTCGATTCAATACCTCTAGCCATCAACTCATGTCTAATTCCTGTTGAAACATCtgatgcaaaaaggaagaaaggtcTGAAGTCTTACTTACACAATCGTTTCAAAGAG ATGGAACATGCGGACAAGGAGAATATAGCAGCAAGGTTTGCACAGATGTGGAATGAAATTGTCACCAGCTTTCGAGAAGAAGACCTTATAGACAACAG GGAAAAGGAGCTGCTACTTGTTCCGTATGTGTCTGATCAGGCCCTTGGTGTTGTGCAGTGGCCTCCATTTTTACTTGCCAGCAAG ATCCCCATAGCAGTTGACATGGCAAAAGATAGCAACGGCAAAGACCGAGATCTGAAAAAGCGGCTTGCTAATGACTATTATTTTTCGTGTGCAATTGAGGAGTGTTATGCATCATTtaagaatatcatcaatgatcTTGTACAGGGTCCACAGGAGAAAAG GGTcatgaataaaatatttgtagaaGTTGACAAATGCATCGCTGAGGACAAAGTTATTACAGATTTGAATATGCGTGCACTGCCAGATCTCTTCAATAAGTTTGTTGATTTGGTAAACTACTTG GAGAAAAATGATGAGAAAGACAGAAGCGCTGTAATAAAGATTTTTCAAGATATGCTGGAGGTTGTAACAAGAGATATATTTGAGGACCAGCTTAG TATTTTGGAATCAAGTCATGGAGGCTCGAATGGAAGGAATGAAGGCACAACCACATGGGATCAAGAGTATCAATTGTTTCAGCCATCTGGGGCTATCAGGTTTCCTCTACAAGTAACAGCCACAGATGCTTGGCTCGAAAAG ATAAAAAGGCTGGAACTACTGCTTACTGTGAAAGAATCTGCTATGGATGTTCCTTCAAATCTAGAAGCCAGAAGGCGTCTTACATTTTTCACCAACTCCTTATTTATGGATATGCCTGATGCGCCTAAAGTCCGAAACATGCTCTCATTTTC CGCATTGACCCCTTATTACAATGAACCTGTTCTTTTCTCTATAAAAGAACTTGAGGAGGAAAATGAAGATGGAGTTTCCACCCTGTTCTACCTGCAAAAAATTTATCCAG ATGAATGGAAAAATTTTCAGGAAAGAGTTGGTTGGGAGGAAGAATTTAAAGAGACTGAAGAGCTAAAGGAGGAGCTTCGTCTATGGGCTTCATACAGAGGTCAAACACTAGCTCGAACAG TTAGAGGCATGATGTACTACCGGAAAGCTTTGATTCTTGAAGCATTTTTAGACATGGCCAAACGTGAAG ATCTCATGGAAGGGTACAAAGCAGCTGAATCAGTAACTGATGAACAGTGGAAGATACAGCAGAGGTCCTTATTTGCGCAGTGTGAAGCAGTGGCTGACATGAAGTTCACCTATGTGGTTTCATGCCAGCAATATGGAAATGATAAGCGTGCTGCTCTTTCTAGTGCCCAAGACATATTGCAGCTAATGAGGAA CTACTCTTCTCTCCGTGTAGCATATATTGATGAGGTGGAAGATAGAGTAGGAGACAAGAAAATGGAGACAGCTTATTATTCTACTTTGGTAAAGGTTGCTCTAACTAAGGATTCTGATTCTGCAGATCCAGTACAAAATCTTGATCAG GTTATATATCGGATAAAACTTCCAGGCCCTGCAATGTTGGGAGAAGGAAAGCCCGAAAATCAAAATCATGCTATAATTTTCACCCGTGGTGAAGGCTTACAGACCATAGATATGAACCAG GATAACTATATGGAAGAAGCTCTTAAAATGAGAAACCTACTCCAAGAGTTCCTTAAAGAGCATGGAGTGCGGCGTCCATCTATACTTGGAGTTAGAGAGCATATTTTTACTGGCAG TGTATCTTCGCTTGCATGGTTTATGTCAAATCAGGAGCACAGTTTTGTGACTATCGGGCAACGTCTGCTTGCAAACCCTCTGAA GGTCCGATTCCACTATGGGCATCCTGATGTATTTGATAGGCTTTTCCATCTAACAAGGGGTGGCGTCAGTAAGGCATCAAAGAGTATCAACTTAAGTGAAGATATTTTTGCAG GCTATAACTCAACTCTTCGTGGTGGCAATGTAACACACCATGAATATGTCCAAGTTGGTAAAGGAAGAGATGTCGGACTAAATCAGATCTCTAAGTTTGAGGCTAAAGTGGCAAATGGAAATGGTGAGCAGACTCTTAGTCGTGATATCTACCGGCTTGGGCACCGCTTCGATTTCTTCAGGATGCTTTCATGCTACTTCACAACCGTGGGGTTTTATTTCAGTACACTG TTGACGGTTGTCACAGTTTATGTATTTCTGTATGGGCGCCTTTATCTTGCTCTCAGTGGACTTGAAGAGGGGCTATCACATGGAAGATTCATTCATAATCATCCTCTTCAAGTTGCTCTTGCCTCACAATCTCTTGTTCAGCTTGGTTTTCTGATGGCTCTTCCCATGATGATGGAAATTGGTCTCGAAAGAGGATTTGGGAAGGCACTAAGTGAATTTGTCATGATGAATTTGCAATTGGCTACTGTGTTTTTTACATTTTCCCTTGGCACTAAAACTCACTACTATGGGAGAATGCTTCTTCATGGAGGTGCTCAGTACAGAGGTACTGGTAGAGGATTTGTCGTCTTTCACGCTAAGTTCGCGGAGAATTATAGACTTTATTCTCGCAGCCACTTTGTTAAAGGGATTGAGCTGATGATTCTGCTCATCATATACCAATTGTTTGGTCAATCTTATCGCTCAACCATTGCCTATATTTTTATTACATCCTCTATGTGGTTCCTAGTGTTGACATGGCTATTTGCACCCTTCCTTTTCAACCCCTCGGGATTTGAGTGGGCAAAAATCGTTGATGACTGGTCTGATTGGAATAAGTGGATCAGCAATCGTGGTGGGATTGGTGTGTCTCCAGACAAGAGCTGGGAATCTTGGTGGGAGGTGGAGCAGGAGCATTTGAAGTATTCGGGAACAATAGGACTTTTAGTTGAGATAATTTTGGCCGTGCGGTTTTTCATATACCAGTATGGCCTTGTTTACCACTTACGTATAACACGCGACAAAAGTATCTTG GTATATTTGATTTCATGGCTCGTAATTGTGGTGGTTCTGCTTGTTATGAAG ACTGTGTCCGTGGGAAGGCGGAGATTCAGTGCAGATTTCCAGCTATTCTTCCGTCTGATCAAGTTTTTGATATTTGTTTCTTTCATAGCTATTTTGATTGTCTTGATAGTATTTCTTCATATGGCCTTGCGAGATATATTTGTGTGCTTTCTGGCATTCTTGCCCACTGGATGGGGGATCCTATTG ATTGCACAAGCTTGCAAGCCTCTTGCTCGACGGGTAGGATTATGGGGATCTGTTCGTGCCCTAGCACGGGCCTATGAGATAATTATGGGGGTGCTTCTCTTTACGCCAATTACTATTTTGGCATGGTTTCCCTTTGTATCGGAGTTCCAGACGCGGATGCTATTTAATCAAGCATTCAGCAGAGGACTGCAAATTTCCAGAATTCTTGGTGGACAAAAAAAGGAACGGTCATCTCGTAACAAAGATTGA
- the LOC101759070 gene encoding uncharacterized protein LOC101759070: MATPRKQQPQPQGAVSVQHVAKASSDELLRKFADPDARHLATTPPRRSLALRRKRSSRRVASGLSARDSEASASAGAAELAAPKRRRSIGGSADWRAGLLLPTTTAASARKGQARRGGAARLDDAAGIGLILAALERTWRKTVAGASKMFVERHRTNHVLLISDMV, from the exons ATGGCGACGCCGCggaagcagcagccgcagccgcagggcGCGGTGTCGGTGCAGCACGTGGCGAAGGCGTCCTCGGACGAGCTCCTCCGCAAGTTCGCCGACCCGGACGCGCGCCACCTCGCCACCACCCCGCCCCGCCGCAGCCTCGCGCTCCGCCGCAAGCGCTCGTCCCGGCGCGTGGCCTCGGGGCTTTCCGCGCGGGACTCCGAAGCGTCGGCGTCCGCGGGGGCCGCGGAGCTGGCGGCGCCCAAGAGGCGGCGGAGCATCGGCGGGTCGGCGGACTGGAGGGCGGGGCTGCTCCTGCCGACAACCACGGCAGCATCCGCGCGGAAGGGCCAGGCCCGCCGGGGAGGGGCCGCGCGGCTCGACGACGCCGCTGGCATCGGCCTCATCCTCGCCGCGCTGGAGCGG ACGTGGAGGAAGACGGTGGCGGGGGCGTCCAAGATGTTCGTGGAGAGGCACCGGACCAACCACGTCCTGCTCATCAGCGACATGGTCTGA
- the LOC101758661 gene encoding uncharacterized protein LOC101758661: MVAISPHLTATLPFLPTLRPRPRRLPQDAFAASVSAHRTAGVALHGCRHCNPLARRLHGFENTISFWTRTEHNKQALFASGRDDNSSSPDGPPVLTILAGVIVFLLVLWVIGSIVTWIVGLVFGAAKS; encoded by the exons ATGGTCGCCATCTCCCCCCACCTCACCGCGACCCTTCCGTTTCTCCCGACTCTGCGGCCACGTCCTCGCCGTCTTCCGCAGGACGCCTTCGCGGCCTCCGTGTCCGCGCACCGAACCGCCGGCGTCGCCCTCCATGGCTGCAG GCATTGCAATCCTTTAGCAAGAAGACTTCATGGGTTTGAGAATACAATAAGCTTCTGGACACGGACGGAGCACAATAAGCAAGCTCTATTTGCCTCAGGCAGGGATGATAACTCGAGTTCTCCAGATGGGCCGCCTGTCCTGACTATTCTGGCAGGTGTCATTGTGTTCCTTCTTGTCCTCTGGGTAATTGGATCGATTGTTACCTGGATTGTGGGTTTGGTCTTTGGTGCTGCAAAATCTTAG